A part of Streptomyces sp. NBC_01235 genomic DNA contains:
- a CDS encoding FHA domain-containing protein has protein sequence MGGAWWKLSGGHGRCEGVRVGRCIQSGFVLPHGRVCFGQGESPVKLFAKLFGKSAREGSDNATARHRAQPDAEGQRPLFRDQVGGPGGEVSGGQGAASVDPAQSGGIGFGQPSTSSTGGGFSPMSALVCTRCGNRNAENSRFCSNCGAPLRPGLTPERASETTSTISISGLEAYDAEVTGQTQLPALSPEAQAAVDALPLGSALLVVRRGPNSGSRFLLDGDLTTAGRHPQSDIFLDDVTVSRRHVEFRRNPDGTFRVADVGSLNGTYVNRERIDEVALSNGDEVQIGKYRLVFYASQRGY, from the coding sequence TTGGGTGGTGCGTGGTGGAAACTGTCTGGTGGACATGGACGTTGTGAAGGTGTCCGGGTCGGCCGGTGTATTCAGTCAGGGTTCGTCCTGCCCCACGGGCGGGTCTGTTTCGGTCAAGGGGAATCGCCCGTGAAGTTGTTTGCGAAGTTGTTCGGCAAGAGCGCGCGAGAGGGCAGCGACAACGCGACCGCTCGTCATCGCGCACAGCCTGACGCAGAGGGTCAGCGGCCGCTGTTCAGGGACCAGGTGGGTGGTCCGGGCGGTGAAGTTTCCGGAGGTCAGGGTGCGGCGTCTGTTGACCCTGCGCAGTCCGGCGGCATAGGTTTCGGCCAACCGTCAACCTCAAGTACGGGTGGAGGGTTTTCCCCTATGTCGGCCCTGGTGTGTACGAGGTGCGGTAACCGCAACGCGGAGAACAGCCGCTTCTGCTCCAACTGCGGCGCGCCGCTGCGCCCCGGGCTGACGCCCGAGCGCGCGTCGGAGACGACCTCCACCATCTCCATTTCCGGTCTTGAGGCCTACGACGCCGAGGTCACTGGCCAGACGCAGTTGCCCGCGCTCTCTCCCGAGGCGCAGGCCGCGGTCGACGCGCTGCCGCTGGGTTCCGCGTTGCTGGTCGTGCGCCGCGGTCCGAACTCGGGCAGCCGCTTCCTTCTCGACGGCGACCTGACCACGGCCGGCCGTCACCCGCAGAGCGACATCTTCCTCGACGACGTGACGGTCTCGCGTCGTCATGTGGAGTTCCGGCGCAACCCGGACGGCACGTTCCGGGTGGCGGACGTCGGCAGTCTGAACGGCACGTACGTCAACCGGGAGCGGATCGACGAGGTCGCTCTGTCGAACGGTGACGAGGTGCAGATCGGCAAGTACCGGCTGGTCTTCTACGCGAGCCAGCGGGGCTACTGA
- a CDS encoding DUF881 domain-containing protein, producing MSLLTNVMDHSLDDGYAEAAARKQAEGAGGLPKTVRAKLGLAAGLVLAALVVTVGAAQARVAAPVVAKEREELIDRIDRETKTADELESTVDKLRADVSARQQEALKQSGGGDGADLVDILSGAVEVHGPGVKLVVDDAKEATTGGGGDPRETSGFSDIGRVRDRDMQRVVNGLWASGAEAVSINGQRLTALSAIRAAGDAILVDNKPLVPPYTVLAVGDGKNLSTRFQNSADGLYLNALQENYGIRTAISVVDDVRLPAAPSVIVRTAQPRSEKDAS from the coding sequence ATGTCGCTGCTCACCAACGTCATGGACCACAGCCTCGACGACGGATATGCCGAGGCCGCCGCCCGCAAGCAGGCCGAGGGCGCGGGTGGTCTTCCCAAGACGGTGCGTGCGAAGCTCGGTCTCGCCGCGGGGCTGGTGCTCGCGGCCCTCGTGGTCACCGTTGGTGCGGCGCAGGCGCGGGTCGCGGCTCCGGTAGTCGCCAAGGAGCGTGAGGAGCTGATCGACCGCATCGACCGCGAGACCAAGACGGCCGACGAGTTGGAGAGCACCGTCGACAAGCTGCGCGCCGACGTGAGTGCCCGGCAGCAAGAGGCGCTCAAGCAGAGCGGCGGCGGCGACGGGGCGGACCTGGTGGACATCCTGTCGGGTGCCGTCGAGGTGCACGGCCCGGGCGTCAAGCTGGTCGTGGACGACGCCAAGGAGGCCACCACGGGGGGTGGCGGCGACCCGCGCGAGACCTCCGGTTTCTCCGACATCGGGCGGGTCCGGGACCGTGACATGCAGCGCGTGGTGAACGGTCTGTGGGCGTCGGGTGCCGAGGCGGTCTCCATCAATGGACAGAGGCTGACGGCGCTGTCGGCGATCAGGGCCGCGGGGGACGCGATACTGGTCGACAACAAGCCGCTGGTGCCGCCGTATACGGTGCTCGCGGTGGGGGACGGGAAAAACCTCAGCACCCGGTTCCAGAACAGTGCCGACGGTCTGTATCTCAACGCGCTGCAGGAGAACTACGGCATCCGGACGGCCATCTCGGTGGTGGACGACGTCCGGCTGCCCGCGGCACCGAGTGTGATCGTACGTACAGCACAGCCGAGATCTGAGAAGGACGCATCGTGA
- a CDS encoding PRC-barrel domain-containing protein, with protein sequence MQTDIDPRNLIGRKAFDRNGTKIGTVDEVYLDDATGVPEWAAIRTGLFSRDAFVPLEPSELVEGTLHVPFDRALIKDAPDFGVGRHLSPEQELQLYHHYGLDVAAPRPLPDHDFGRLAGTDES encoded by the coding sequence GTGCAGACCGACATCGATCCGCGCAACCTGATCGGCCGCAAGGCGTTCGACCGCAACGGCACCAAGATCGGCACCGTCGACGAGGTCTACCTCGACGACGCCACCGGCGTGCCGGAGTGGGCGGCCATACGCACCGGCCTGTTCTCCCGCGACGCCTTCGTCCCCCTGGAGCCCAGCGAGCTGGTCGAGGGCACCCTGCACGTCCCCTTCGACCGGGCCCTGATCAAGGACGCCCCGGACTTCGGCGTGGGCCGCCACCTCTCCCCGGAACAGGAACTCCAGCTCTACCACCACTACGGCCTCGACGTGGCCGCCCCGCGCCCGCTCCCCGACCACGACTTCGGCCGGCTGGCGGGAACGGACGAGAGCTGA
- a CDS encoding small basic family protein: MIAVLGLVVGVVAGLLVQPEVPAAVVPYLPIAVVAALDAVFGGLRAMLDGIFDDKVFVVSFLSNVVVAALIVFLGDELGVGSQLSTGVVVVLGIRIFSNAAAIRRHVFRA, encoded by the coding sequence GTGATCGCCGTACTGGGCCTCGTCGTGGGAGTCGTGGCCGGCCTGTTGGTCCAGCCGGAGGTTCCGGCAGCCGTCGTGCCTTATCTGCCGATCGCCGTGGTGGCGGCGCTTGATGCCGTGTTCGGCGGGCTGCGGGCCATGCTCGACGGCATCTTCGACGACAAAGTGTTTGTGGTGTCGTTCCTGTCGAACGTGGTCGTGGCGGCCTTGATCGTGTTCCTGGGCGACGAGTTGGGCGTGGGGTCGCAGCTGTCCACGGGTGTCGTGGTCGTCCTCGGCATCCGGATCTTCTCCAACGCCGCGGCGATCCGTCGGCACGTCTTCCGGGCGTGA
- a CDS encoding DUF881 domain-containing protein, translating into MSNQDEAPENRLRKELPDEVPVASSGGGAAEKPAETVLTGRQRLVQGLWPPRVTRAQLIVALLLFGLGFGLAVQVASNSDSGNALRGARQEDLVRILDELDDRSQRLEDEKQGLERQQQELENSSDQAEEARKQTVEKEKQLGILAGTVAAQGPGITMTIEDTKGTVEADMLLDAIQELRAAGAEAIQVNGLRVVAGTYLTDSGKSVSVDGNKINAPFRFKVIGNPQDLEPALNIPGGVVQTLEKEQATVAVERSDKIVVDALRAAKQPDYARSSVQ; encoded by the coding sequence ATGAGCAACCAGGATGAGGCGCCCGAGAACAGGCTGCGCAAGGAGTTGCCCGACGAGGTCCCTGTGGCGTCGTCCGGGGGCGGAGCGGCCGAGAAACCGGCCGAGACCGTGCTGACCGGCAGGCAGCGGCTGGTACAGGGGCTCTGGCCACCGCGGGTGACGCGGGCCCAACTCATTGTGGCCCTGCTGCTGTTCGGCCTCGGTTTCGGCCTGGCGGTTCAGGTCGCCTCCAACAGCGACAGCGGAAACGCCCTGCGTGGCGCGCGGCAGGAAGATCTTGTGCGCATCCTCGATGAACTTGACGACCGCAGTCAGCGTCTTGAGGACGAGAAGCAGGGACTCGAAAGGCAGCAGCAGGAGCTGGAGAACAGCTCCGACCAGGCCGAGGAGGCCCGTAAGCAGACGGTCGAGAAGGAGAAACAACTCGGCATTCTGGCGGGCACGGTGGCTGCGCAGGGGCCCGGCATCACGATGACCATCGAGGACACGAAGGGGACGGTCGAGGCGGACATGTTGCTCGACGCGATCCAGGAGTTGCGCGCGGCCGGGGCCGAGGCGATCCAGGTGAACGGTCTACGGGTCGTCGCCGGCACGTACCTGACGGATTCCGGCAAGAGCGTGAGCGTCGACGGGAACAAGATCAACGCGCCCTTTCGTTTCAAGGTCATCGGCAACCCGCAGGACCTCGAGCCGGCGCTGAACATCCCTGGAGGCGTGGTGCAGACTCTCGAGAAGGAGCAGGCCACCGTGGCCGTCGAGCGGTCGGACAAGATCGTCGTGGACGCCTTGCGAGCGGCGAAGCAGCCTGACTACGCTCGGTCGTCGGTCCAGTGA
- a CDS encoding DNA polymerase IV: MRNVPTILHLDMDAFFAQAEQASKPSLRGKAVVVGGLGPRGVVATASYEARAFGVHSAMPMAQARRLAPNAAYLVPRFAFYRSISEQVMGLLGELSPLVEPLSLDEAFVDLEAGEAAWDSESARLAGVRLRADIRAVTGLTGSVGLASCKMLAKIASEQAKPDGLVLIEPGTERALLGPMSVRTLPGVGPATGDHLRRAGITTVEEIAEAGEDELVRLLGKAHGYALYAMALARDDRPVVAERETKSVSVEDTYDVDIHDRVRVELEVQRLADRCVRRLRGAGLSGRTIVLKVRRYDFSTLTRSETLRGPTDDPAVIREAAARLLDSVDTTGGVRLLGVGVSGLADFTQEDLFAQAAGERVGGPEEELADEPAGQEPVPVEHQWRPGHDVRHAGLGHGWVQGSGLGRVTVRFETPESEPGRVRTFRTDDPELEPADPLPLVRRRPDEDGGPRELSARRISYTE, encoded by the coding sequence GTGAGAAACGTGCCCACGATCCTGCATCTCGACATGGATGCCTTCTTCGCGCAGGCGGAGCAGGCGTCCAAGCCGAGTCTGCGCGGGAAGGCCGTGGTCGTGGGCGGTCTGGGACCCCGTGGAGTGGTCGCGACCGCCTCCTACGAGGCGCGGGCCTTCGGGGTGCATTCGGCGATGCCCATGGCCCAGGCACGCAGGCTGGCTCCGAACGCCGCCTATCTCGTTCCGCGCTTCGCGTTCTACCGGTCGATCAGCGAGCAGGTCATGGGGCTGCTGGGGGAACTGTCGCCGCTGGTGGAGCCGCTCAGTCTGGACGAGGCCTTCGTGGACCTGGAGGCCGGGGAAGCGGCTTGGGACAGCGAGTCGGCGCGGCTGGCCGGCGTCAGACTGCGCGCGGACATCCGGGCCGTCACCGGGCTCACGGGTTCGGTGGGCCTGGCCTCCTGCAAGATGCTCGCGAAGATCGCCTCGGAGCAGGCGAAGCCCGACGGCCTGGTGCTCATCGAGCCCGGCACCGAGCGGGCGCTGCTCGGACCCATGTCGGTGCGGACCCTGCCGGGGGTCGGCCCGGCGACCGGGGACCATCTGAGGCGGGCCGGGATCACCACGGTCGAGGAGATCGCCGAGGCCGGTGAGGACGAGTTGGTGCGGCTGCTGGGCAAGGCCCATGGGTACGCCCTGTACGCCATGGCGCTGGCGCGCGACGACCGGCCCGTGGTGGCCGAGCGGGAGACCAAGTCGGTGTCGGTCGAGGACACGTACGACGTGGACATCCACGACCGGGTCCGGGTCGAGCTGGAGGTGCAGCGGCTGGCGGACCGGTGTGTGCGGAGGCTGCGGGGGGCGGGTCTGTCGGGGCGGACCATCGTGCTGAAGGTACGGCGGTACGACTTTTCCACGCTCACCCGGTCCGAGACCCTGCGCGGGCCCACGGACGATCCGGCGGTGATCCGGGAGGCGGCGGCCCGGTTGCTGGACTCCGTGGACACCACGGGCGGGGTCCGGCTCCTCGGGGTGGGCGTCAGCGGTCTCGCGGACTTCACGCAGGAGGACCTGTTCGCGCAGGCGGCGGGGGAGCGGGTGGGCGGGCCCGAGGAGGAACTCGCGGACGAGCCCGCCGGCCAGGAGCCGGTGCCTGTTGAGCACCAATGGCGCCCGGGACACGACGTGCGGCATGCCGGGCTCGGCCACGGGTGGGTGCAGGGCAGTGGGCTGGGCCGGGTCACCGTGCGGTTCGAGACACCCGAGTCGGAGCCGGGGCGGGTACGGACGTTCCGGACCGACGATCCGGAGCTGGAGCCGGCGGATCCGCTGCCACTGGTGCGGCGAAGACCCGATGAGGACGGCGGACCCCGGGAACTCTCAGCGAGACGGATCAGTTACACAGAGTGA
- a CDS encoding bifunctional nuclease family protein, which produces MNELDVVGVRVEMPSNQPIVLLREVGGDRYLPIWIGPGEATAIAFAQQGMAPARPLTHDLFKDVLEAVGQELSEVRITDLREGVFYAELVFASGVEVSARPSDAIALALRTGTPIYGSDTVLDDAGIAIPDEQEDEVEKFREFLDQISPEDFGTSNQ; this is translated from the coding sequence GTGAACGAGCTCGATGTCGTAGGTGTCCGGGTCGAGATGCCCTCCAACCAACCGATCGTGCTGCTGCGTGAAGTGGGAGGCGACCGTTACCTCCCCATCTGGATCGGACCGGGGGAGGCGACGGCCATCGCCTTCGCCCAGCAGGGCATGGCCCCCGCGCGGCCGCTGACCCACGACCTGTTCAAGGACGTGCTGGAGGCCGTCGGTCAGGAGCTCAGTGAGGTGCGCATCACAGATCTGCGGGAGGGTGTCTTCTACGCGGAGCTGGTCTTCGCCAGCGGGGTCGAGGTGAGTGCGCGGCCCTCCGACGCCATAGCGCTGGCGCTGCGCACGGGGACGCCGATCTACGGCAGTGACACGGTGCTCGACGACGCGGGGATCGCCATCCCGGACGAGCAGGAGGACGAGGTGGAGAAGTTCCGCGAGTTCCTCGACCAGATCTCGCCCGAGGACTTCGGCACCAGCAACCAGTAG
- a CDS encoding nucleotidyltransferase domain-containing protein: MKQHGGRFADPARVSSEREAEMRQVVDRVTRWSANRSEVIGLLLVGSCARGAARPDSDVDLVLLSTATARYADDDAWTRELSLGELVRVQAWGPITEWRHVTASGLEVEVGVGSPDWARTDPVDVGTRRVVMDGARPLYDPAGILGALIQACA, encoded by the coding sequence ATGAAACAGCACGGAGGTCGGTTCGCGGACCCGGCCAGGGTGTCGTCAGAGCGTGAAGCCGAGATGCGGCAGGTCGTGGATCGGGTCACTCGGTGGTCCGCGAACCGGAGCGAGGTGATCGGGCTGCTGCTCGTCGGGTCGTGTGCGCGTGGAGCCGCGCGTCCCGACTCGGATGTCGATCTCGTGCTGCTGTCGACGGCCACTGCCCGGTACGCCGACGACGACGCCTGGACGCGTGAGCTGTCCCTGGGGGAGCTGGTCCGCGTCCAGGCGTGGGGGCCCATCACCGAGTGGCGCCATGTCACCGCCTCCGGTCTGGAGGTGGAGGTGGGCGTCGGTTCTCCGGACTGGGCCCGGACAGATCCGGTCGACGTCGGCACGAGGAGAGTCGTCATGGACGGCGCCCGGCCGCTGTACGACCCTGCCGGGATTCTCGGGGCGTTGATACAGGCCTGTGCCTGA
- a CDS encoding IS30 family transposase, translated as MEFEIRKVRTVAQGRRQLVREREEYFRLMDQGLSSLEACRRVGINTRTGKRWRNGRNPSGRHKAAPPIKAVAPPPGPSRYLREADRIHIADRLREKATVRTIAAELGRSPSTISREIRRNRHPGNGQYRPFAAQARADSRRPRPKTGKIGQHPQLRDFIQDHLDIRWSPEQICQALRAQFPRRPEMHVVHETVYQALFVQGRGELRRELAKALRSGRTRRKPRRQAQQRQPRFSTPMVMISERPAEAEDRAVPGHWEGDLIIGKDGASAIGTLVERATRYVVLLHLPHGRTAEHVRDALVETARTLPAHLVRSLTWDQGTEMAAHGSFTLATDIPVYFCDPASPWQRGSNENTNGLLRQYFPKGTDLAVHTRERLDAVAAELNGRPRKTLGWETPAERLHKLLAA; from the coding sequence ATGGAGTTCGAGATCCGCAAGGTGCGGACGGTGGCGCAAGGCCGTAGGCAGCTGGTCCGTGAGCGGGAGGAATACTTCCGGCTCATGGACCAGGGCCTGAGCAGCTTGGAAGCCTGCCGACGCGTCGGGATCAATACCCGGACGGGCAAGCGGTGGCGCAACGGCCGCAACCCGTCGGGCAGGCACAAGGCGGCGCCACCGATCAAAGCGGTGGCGCCGCCTCCCGGTCCGTCCCGGTATCTGCGTGAGGCCGACCGGATCCACATCGCCGACCGGCTGCGGGAGAAGGCCACGGTCCGCACGATCGCCGCCGAGCTGGGTCGCAGCCCGTCCACCATCAGCCGGGAGATCCGCCGCAACCGGCACCCCGGCAACGGCCAGTACCGCCCCTTCGCCGCCCAGGCCCGCGCCGACTCCCGCCGGCCCCGGCCCAAAACCGGCAAGATCGGCCAGCACCCGCAGCTGCGGGACTTCATCCAGGACCACCTGGACATACGGTGGAGCCCGGAGCAGATCTGCCAGGCTCTGCGGGCACAGTTCCCCCGGCGGCCGGAGATGCACGTGGTCCACGAAACGGTCTACCAGGCCCTCTTCGTCCAAGGACGCGGCGAACTCCGCCGCGAACTGGCCAAAGCCCTCCGCTCGGGCCGCACCCGCCGCAAGCCCCGCCGCCAGGCCCAGCAGCGCCAGCCGCGGTTCTCCACCCCGATGGTCATGATCAGCGAACGGCCCGCCGAAGCCGAGGACCGGGCCGTGCCCGGCCACTGGGAAGGCGACCTGATCATCGGCAAGGACGGTGCCTCCGCCATCGGCACGCTGGTCGAGCGCGCCACCCGCTACGTGGTGCTGCTGCACCTGCCCCACGGCCGAACCGCCGAACATGTCCGCGACGCCCTGGTCGAAACCGCCCGGACCCTGCCCGCCCACCTGGTGCGGTCACTGACCTGGGACCAGGGCACCGAGATGGCCGCCCACGGCTCCTTCACCCTGGCCACCGACATCCCGGTCTACTTCTGCGACCCGGCCAGCCCCTGGCAGCGCGGCTCGAACGAGAACACCAACGGCCTGCTGCGGCAGTACTTCCCCAAGGGCACCGACCTCGCGGTCCACACCCGCGAACGCCTGGACGCCGTCGCCGCCGAGCTCAACGGCCGCCCACGCAAAACGCTCGGCTGGGAAACCCCGGCCGAGCGCCTGCATAAACTGCTCGCGGCCTGA
- the gcvP gene encoding aminomethyl-transferring glycine dehydrogenase yields MTAHRIPLSELEQGIPFEQRHIGPDHEARAKMLAQVGYGSLDELTAAAVPDVIKNADALDLPGARTEAEVLAELRSLADRNQVLDSMIGLGYYGTFTPPVILRNVMENPAWYTAYTPYQPEISQGRLEALLNFQTMVADLTGLPTSGASLLDEGTAAAEAMALSRRMGKNKKGLFLIDADALPQTIAVIETRAEPTGVEVVVADLSDGIPAELAGREINGVLVQYPGASGAVRDLKALIDQAHGLGALVTVAADLLALALLKSPGELGADIAVGTTQRFGVPMGFGGPHAGYMAVHEKFARSLPGRLVGVSVDADGHKAYRLALQTREQHIRREKATSNICTAQVLLAVMAGMYAVYHGPDGLRAIALRTHRYASILAAGLEAGGVEVVHGSYFDTLTVRVPAKAAEVIAAAREHGVNLHLVDADHVSIACDETTARAQVAAVWAAFGVDGDIESLDAATADSLPAGLLRSDAILTHPVFHQHRSETAMLRYLRRLADRDYALDRGMIPLGSCTMKLNATTEMEPVTWPEFGQLHPFAPAEQAEGYLTLIRELEERLAEVTGYDKVSLQPNAGSQGELAGLLAVRGYHRGNGDEQRTVCLIPSSAHGTNAASAVMAGMKVVVVKTAEDGEIDVEDLRAKIEQHRDELAVLMITYPSTHGVFEEHVADICAQVHEAGAQVYVDGANLNALVGLAKPGHFGGDVSHLNLHKTFCIPHGGGGPGVGPVAVRSHLAPYLPNHPLQPAAGPETGVGPISAAPWGSAGILPISWAYVRLMGGEGLKRATQVAVLSANYVAKRLEPHYPVLYNGPGGLVAHECIIDLRPLTKATGVSVDDVAKRLIDYGFHAPTMSFPVAGTLMIEPTESEDLIELDRFCEAMIAIRAEIEKVGAGEWPAEDNPLRGAPHTAAALGGEWKHAYTREEAVFPAGVSAADKYWPPVRRIDQAFGDRNLVCSCPPLDAYEN; encoded by the coding sequence ATGACCGCCCATCGTATTCCGCTCTCCGAACTCGAACAGGGAATCCCGTTCGAGCAGCGTCACATCGGGCCCGATCATGAGGCGCGGGCCAAGATGCTCGCGCAGGTCGGCTACGGCTCGCTCGACGAGCTCACCGCCGCCGCCGTCCCCGATGTGATCAAGAACGCCGACGCGCTGGACCTGCCGGGCGCGCGCACCGAGGCCGAGGTGCTGGCCGAGCTGCGCTCGCTGGCCGACCGCAACCAGGTCCTCGACTCGATGATCGGGCTCGGGTACTACGGGACGTTCACGCCGCCCGTCATCCTGCGCAACGTCATGGAGAACCCGGCCTGGTACACGGCCTACACGCCGTACCAGCCGGAGATCTCGCAGGGGCGGCTCGAGGCGCTGCTGAACTTCCAGACCATGGTCGCCGACCTGACCGGGCTGCCGACCTCCGGCGCGTCGCTGCTCGACGAGGGCACGGCCGCCGCCGAGGCGATGGCGCTGTCCCGGCGGATGGGGAAGAACAAGAAGGGTCTCTTCCTCATCGACGCGGACGCGCTGCCGCAGACCATCGCCGTGATCGAGACCCGCGCCGAGCCGACGGGCGTGGAGGTCGTCGTCGCGGACCTGAGCGACGGTATTCCGGCGGAACTCGCCGGGCGCGAGATCAACGGCGTGCTCGTTCAGTACCCGGGCGCCTCCGGTGCCGTACGCGACCTCAAGGCGCTCATCGACCAGGCGCACGGGCTCGGCGCGCTCGTCACGGTCGCCGCGGACCTTCTCGCGCTGGCGCTGCTGAAGTCGCCCGGTGAGCTGGGGGCGGACATCGCGGTCGGTACGACGCAGCGGTTCGGGGTGCCGATGGGCTTCGGCGGCCCGCACGCCGGCTACATGGCCGTGCACGAGAAGTTCGCGCGCAGCCTGCCCGGGCGGCTCGTGGGCGTGTCCGTCGACGCGGACGGCCACAAGGCCTACCGGCTCGCGCTCCAGACGCGTGAGCAGCACATCCGGCGTGAGAAGGCCACGAGCAACATCTGCACGGCGCAGGTGCTGCTGGCGGTGATGGCGGGGATGTACGCCGTCTACCACGGTCCCGACGGGTTGCGGGCGATCGCCCTGCGCACGCACCGGTACGCCTCGATCCTCGCCGCCGGGCTCGAGGCCGGCGGTGTCGAGGTCGTGCACGGCTCGTACTTCGACACGCTGACCGTGCGGGTGCCGGCGAAGGCTGCCGAGGTGATCGCAGCCGCGCGGGAGCACGGGGTCAACCTGCACCTCGTCGACGCCGACCATGTGTCGATCGCCTGCGACGAGACGACCGCTCGGGCGCAGGTGGCCGCCGTCTGGGCCGCCTTCGGGGTGGACGGCGACATCGAGTCGCTCGACGCGGCCACCGCCGACTCGCTGCCCGCCGGGCTGCTGCGGTCCGACGCGATCCTGACGCACCCCGTGTTCCACCAGCACCGCTCCGAGACCGCGATGCTGCGCTACCTGCGCAGGCTTGCCGACCGGGACTACGCGCTGGACCGGGGCATGATCCCGCTGGGCTCCTGCACCATGAAGCTCAACGCGACCACCGAGATGGAGCCGGTCACCTGGCCCGAGTTCGGGCAGCTGCACCCCTTCGCGCCGGCCGAGCAGGCGGAGGGCTACCTCACGCTCATCCGCGAGCTGGAGGAGCGGCTCGCCGAGGTCACCGGGTACGACAAGGTGTCGCTTCAGCCGAACGCCGGGTCGCAGGGGGAGCTGGCCGGGCTGCTCGCCGTCCGCGGGTACCACCGGGGCAACGGGGACGAGCAGCGGACGGTGTGTCTCATCCCGTCCTCCGCGCACGGCACGAACGCGGCCAGTGCCGTCATGGCGGGCATGAAGGTCGTCGTCGTGAAGACCGCCGAGGACGGCGAGATCGACGTCGAGGACCTGCGGGCGAAGATCGAGCAGCACCGGGACGAGCTGGCGGTGCTGATGATCACCTACCCGTCCACGCACGGGGTGTTCGAGGAGCACGTCGCCGACATCTGTGCCCAGGTGCACGAGGCGGGCGCGCAGGTGTACGTGGACGGCGCCAACCTCAACGCGCTGGTCGGGCTGGCCAAGCCGGGGCACTTCGGCGGGGACGTCTCGCACCTGAACCTGCACAAGACGTTCTGCATCCCGCACGGCGGCGGCGGTCCGGGCGTCGGCCCCGTGGCCGTACGGTCGCACCTGGCGCCGTATCTGCCGAACCACCCGCTTCAGCCCGCCGCCGGGCCGGAGACCGGGGTGGGGCCGATCTCCGCGGCCCCCTGGGGCTCCGCGGGCATCCTGCCGATCTCCTGGGCCTATGTGCGGCTCATGGGCGGCGAGGGGCTCAAGCGGGCCACGCAGGTGGCGGTGCTGAGCGCCAACTACGTCGCCAAGCGGCTGGAGCCGCACTACCCGGTGCTCTACAACGGGCCGGGCGGGCTCGTCGCGCACGAGTGCATCATCGACCTGCGGCCGCTGACGAAGGCGACCGGCGTGAGCGTCGACGACGTCGCCAAGCGGCTCATCGACTACGGGTTCCACGCGCCGACGATGTCGTTCCCGGTGGCCGGGACGCTGATGATCGAGCCGACCGAGTCCGAGGACCTCATCGAGCTGGACCGGTTCTGCGAGGCGATGATCGCCATCCGCGCGGAGATCGAGAAGGTCGGGGCGGGCGAATGGCCGGCCGAGGACAACCCGCTCCGGGGCGCCCCGCACACCGCGGCCGCGCTCGGCGGGGAGTGGAAGCACGCGTACACGCGTGAGGAGGCCGTCTTCCCGGCCGGTGTGTCCGCCGCCGACAAGTACTGGCCGCCGGTGCGCCGCATCGACCAGGCCTTCGGCGACCGGAACCTGGTCTGCTCGTGCCCGCCGCTGGACGCCTATGAGAACTGA
- a CDS encoding MerR family transcriptional regulator, with protein MRSSGDGTAGGAPGLGVGGSGPYPPPSSQLRSSRGYPPHGSAADHAPHRPAAVPSSGGATSMASEQIGYRGPTACAAAGITYRQLDYWARTGLVEPSVRPAHGSGTQRLYSFRDVVVLKIVKRFLDTGVSLQNIRTAVQHLRERGFSDLERMTLMSDGATVYECTSPDEVHALLQGGQGIFGIAVGVVWRDVERALSQLHGERVDTGETLVGHNPADELARRRNRAV; from the coding sequence GTGAGAAGCAGCGGCGACGGTACGGCTGGGGGTGCCCCCGGACTCGGTGTCGGGGGGAGCGGTCCGTACCCTCCCCCAAGCTCTCAGCTGCGTTCGAGCAGGGGATACCCCCCGCACGGCAGCGCGGCCGATCACGCTCCGCATCGACCGGCGGCCGTGCCGAGCAGCGGAGGGGCGACGTCCATGGCGTCCGAGCAGATCGGCTATCGCGGCCCGACGGCCTGTGCGGCCGCGGGCATCACCTATCGCCAGCTGGATTACTGGGCGCGCACCGGGCTCGTCGAGCCGAGTGTGCGGCCCGCCCACGGGTCCGGTACGCAGCGGCTGTACAGCTTCCGGGACGTCGTCGTCCTGAAGATCGTCAAGCGGTTCCTGGACACCGGGGTGTCGCTGCAGAACATCCGCACCGCCGTGCAGCATCTGCGGGAGCGCGGGTTCAGCGACCTGGAGCGCATGACGCTGATGAGCGACGGCGCCACGGTCTACGAGTGCACCTCGCCGGACGAGGTCCACGCGCTGCTCCAGGGCGGCCAGGGGATCTTCGGGATCGCCGTGGGCGTGGTGTGGCGGGATGTCGAGCGCGCGCTGTCGCAGCTGCACGGGGAACGGGTCGACACCGGGGAGACGCTCGTCGGGCACAACCCGGCGGACGAGCTGGCGCGTCGGCGCAACCGGGCGGTCTGA